A genomic stretch from Vibrio cortegadensis includes:
- a CDS encoding DUF406 family protein — translation MSIDLKETEVCEACGCAGEIGFIIKEGDDVSEVMISATSQELLDAEFAKYLSLAQGVCKNVQHDILKSTDESTELTARFKFEVSAEKLIFELKTRSLRR, via the coding sequence ATGAGTATTGATCTAAAAGAAACTGAAGTATGTGAAGCATGTGGCTGTGCGGGCGAAATCGGTTTTATCATTAAAGAAGGCGATGATGTATCTGAAGTAATGATTAGCGCAACTAGCCAAGAACTACTGGACGCTGAGTTTGCTAAGTACTTAAGTTTAGCCCAAGGTGTATGCAAAAATGTACAGCATGACATTTTGAAATCTACTGATGAGTCAACAGAGCTAACAGCCCGCTTTAAATTTGAAGTCAGTGCTGAAAAGCTTATCTTTGAATTAAAGACTCGTTCTTTAAGACGTTAA
- a CDS encoding DUF1496 domain-containing protein, whose translation MKFLNKIILFTGISLCTNAVQAKTVSTPSAALIITEELGQRVCYFEDKAYTIGAVIQVSDILLECVAEKSFETNGALKWVKLDVKNEQ comes from the coding sequence ATGAAGTTTTTAAACAAAATCATACTATTTACTGGGATCAGTTTATGTACCAATGCAGTGCAGGCCAAAACTGTTTCAACTCCCAGCGCCGCTCTCATCATAACTGAAGAGTTGGGACAAAGAGTCTGCTATTTCGAAGATAAAGCCTATACCATAGGTGCTGTTATTCAGGTTTCAGATATTTTACTTGAGTGTGTTGCTGAGAAGAGTTTTGAGACCAATGGAGCGTTGAAATGGGTGAAGTTAGACGTTAAAAACGAGCAATAG